A stretch of the Panicum virgatum strain AP13 chromosome 9N, P.virgatum_v5, whole genome shotgun sequence genome encodes the following:
- the LOC120693099 gene encoding protein EXORDIUM-like 5, with amino-acid sequence MAHAAAVLLLIPGFLLHTAMAATPYPHGGDPLLGASKRYEGSSDLVDLRYHMGPVLSAAPLRLYVLWYGRWDPAHQAPLRDFLLSLSDPSPPPPSVAAWWATAALYADQTLANVTRRVALAAEAADASASLGRALSRLDIQRVLASAVAAGRLPADARGGAYLVLTAPGVGVQDFCRAVCGFHYFTFPSLVGHTLPYAWVGHSGGRCAEVCAYPFALPSYMSRGGMAALRPPNGDAGVDGMVSVIAHELAELATNPLVNAWYAGEDPTAPTEIADLCEGVYGTGGGGGYAGRVAVDAQGRSWNLNGRNGRKFLVQWLWSPEAKACVGPNAND; translated from the coding sequence atggcgcacgccgccgccgtcctcttgCTGATCCCTGGCTTCCTTCTCCACACGGCGATGGCGGCCACGCCATACCCTCACGGCGGCGACCCGCTCCTCGGCGCGTCCAAGCGGTACGAGGGCAGCTCCGACCTGGTGGACCTCCGCTACCACATGGGCCCCGtcctctccgccgcgccgctccgcctctACGTGCTCTGGTACGGCCGCTGGGACCCCGCGCACCAGGCCCCGCTCCGCGacttcctcctctccctctccgacccgtccccgccgccgccctccgtcgCCGCCTGGTGGGCCACCGCCGCGCTCTACGCCGACCAGACCCTCGCCAACGTCACCCGCCGCGTCGCGCTCGCGGCCGAGGCCGCCGACGCGTCCGCCTCGCTCGGCCGCGCGCTCTCCCGCCTCGACATCCAGCGGGTgctcgcctccgccgtcgccgcgggccGGCTCCCCGCcgacgcccgcggcggcgcgtaccTCGTCCTCACGGCGCCCGGCGTCGGCGTCCAGGACTTCTGCCGCGCCGTCTGCGGCTTCCACTACTTCACCTTCCCCTCGCTCGTGGGGCACACGCTCCCCTACGCCTGGGTCGGCCACAGCGGCGGCCGCTGCGCCGAGGTCTGCGCGTACCCGTTTGCGCTGCCGTCCTACATGTCCCGGGGCGGCATGGCGGCGCTGCGGCCCCCCAACGGCGATGCCGGCGTCGACGGCATGGTCAGCGTCATCGCGCACGAGCTGGCCGAGCTCGCCACCAACCCGCTCGTCAACGCCTGGTACGCAGGGGAGGACCCCACCGCGCCCACCGAGATCGCCGACCTCTGCGAGGGGGTGTAcgggacgggcggcggcggcggctacgccGGGAGGGTGGCGGTGGACGCGCAGGGGAGGAGCTGGAATCTCAACGGCAGGAACGGGAGGAAGTTCCTGGTGCAGTGGCTGTGGAGCCCAGAGGCCAAGGCTTGCGTGGGGCCCAATGCCAATGACTAG
- the LOC120692136 gene encoding uncharacterized protein LOC120692136: MADQDPMSGDDGSGNEDCLFDDPFLEDGFGNLTEWRLSDLKKDFLKHLEDESSRARTRERKHPKEQKMKLHNDLMEQYMQSALKKYNTEESIDGDSGFEFVKAIKESFIVEGAVNFYRHFNFTAMQGSTIHLFFAEVIPDGESCDVSCCRLLQDNDNGRCLGCKNQGDPDLRHPASDNVYAGGHEDSAFPFLIDSDSEDDGD, encoded by the exons ATGGCCGATCAAGATCCCAT GTCTGGTGATGACGGCAGTGGAAATGAAGATTGTCTATTTGATGACCCTTTCCTAGAGGATGGGTTTGGTAACTTAACAGAATGGAGGTTGAGCGATCTTAAGAAAGACTTCTTGAAGCACCTAGAGGATGAATCAAGTAGGGCAAGGACAAGAGAAAGGAAACATCCAAAAGAACAGAAGATGAAGCTGCACAATGATCTTATGGAACAATACATGCAGTCAGCCCTAAAGAAATACAACACTGAAGAAAGCATCGATGGG GATTCGGGTTTTGAGTTTGTGAAAGCAATAAAAGAGAGCTTCATTGTTGAAGGAGCGGTCAATTTTTATCGGCATTTTAACTTCACAGCCATGCAAGGCAGCACAATTCACTTATTTTTCGCTGAAGTTATCCCAGATGGAGAGAGTTGTGATGTGTCTTGTTGCAGGCTTCTACAAGATAATGACAATG GAAGATGCCTTGGTTGTAAAAATCAAGGTGACCCTGACTTACGGCATCCTGCTTCCGACAATGTCTATGCTGGAGGACATGAGGATAGCGCATTCCCATTTCTTATTGACAGTGATAGTGAG
- the LOC120689136 gene encoding NEDD8-like yields MAQMRGRVGEPAFYGGRQLAGYGERKGAPEVDALAERLNAIDVDGEPVADMAVDDDVEVARSRKIKVKMLTGREIDVDVEPTDPVGRIKERVEEQEGIPPEQQRLIFGGKQLADGKTVRESNVTAGSIIHLVLAVRGGRCNSK; encoded by the coding sequence ATGGCCCAGATGCGTGGCAGGGTCGGCGAGCCGGCGTTCTACGGCGGCAGGCAGCTGGCCGGCTACGGCGAGCGGAAGGGGGCGCCAGAGGTCGACGCGCTCGCCGAGAGGCTCAATGCGAtcgacgtcgacggcgagccCGTGGCGGACATGGCGGTGGACGACGACGTGGAGGTCGCCCGGAGCCGGAAGATCAAGGTAAAGATGCTCACGGGCAGGGAGATCGACGTGGACGTGGAGCCCACGGACCCCGTGGGCAGGATCAAGGAGCGCGTCGAGGAGCAGGAGGGCATCCCGCCCGAGCAGCAGCGGCTCATCTTCGGCGGCAAGCAGCTCGCCGACGGCAAGACCGTGCGGGAGAGCAACgtcacggccggttccatcatcCACCTCGTCCTCGCGGTAAGAGGCGGTCGTTGTAATAGTAAGTAA